The genome window GGTCGGCGTAGATGCCTTGTTCGGATGCGCTGAGGTCGCGACGGGCGTCCAACTGGTGGCTGGGCAGCGCCGCGACTTCCTGGGTTTCACTGTGCAGGGCCACCACCGAACCGGCCACCGTGAGGATGATCAGGCACAGCAGCAACACGTAGAGGGTTTCGTGGCCGGCACCGGCGGGGCGTACAACCTGTGTCGTGCTCATTGAGGCTGGATATCCGCTTGGTCGATTTCAACGACGTGGCCGGGGCCCGCATCAAACAGCACATAGAACTCGGCGGCGGGCTTTTTGAAGGTCAGGGTCGAGTCCTGGCCGAGTTTGCCGGGCAGCAGGATGGTTTCGTCGTAGCCGATGACGTCCAGGGTCACGCCCGGGGCGCCGCTGCCGTCGGAGAAACCGCCGGTGCACTGGATCTGCTCGCCGGGGATTTCCTTGCATTCGCACATCGGGTTGTGGGCCAGGGCGGTGGTACTGAAACCTGCGCAAAGCAATAGTGCCGCAGCGGCGTGGGTCAGGTGCTTGAACGTCATGGTTTAACTCCTTGCTTGTTCAGCCAGGCAATGGTGGCAGGCGAGGCCTGGCTTAGCGGGATGGAACCCTGGTGCATCGTGCCGTCCCAGCCTTCCATGGTGACCCACAGTTCGGCATCGACCGGCGTGCGCTCAGGCACCGGCAATGCGGCGCCCATGCGGTAAGGCGTACCAAAGAAGATCACCCCGGCGGCGCGCAAGCTGCGTGGTTTGCCGATACGCAGGTAGGTGGCCTTGACCTGCGCGGCACAGGTGTCACACAGGGCGGCGTTGAAGAATTTCATCGGGCCGGCCGGGTCCGGGCTCGGGCCTTCGTTGCGGAATTCGGCGAGTGTCAGGCTCCAGGGCCCGACCTGCACGTCGCCGACGACCCGCTCGCCAATCCCGGTGTCACCGCGAAACAGTGCGGCATCGGCGAAGTATTTGGGCATGAACCCCAGGGGTACCAGCAACAGCAGGATGTTGATATGGAACCGCCATTTCAGCCAAACAGCGCGCAGCCTCGAAGGCGGTGTAGCAGCAGTGACCTTGCTCATCCGTTGGCCTCCGAGGTTTCAGCCTGCCTGGCGGGGAGGGCGGCCGGTTGGCGCGACGCCTTATTGCTGCGCTTGAGTGCATTGAGGGTGGCCAGGGCGGTGCGCTTGGTCCAGATCAGCAGGCCACTCAACACCATCATGCTCAGCACCAGGCCGAAGAACGCCCAGATCAGCTTGATCCACAGCCCGCCAAAGTCGCCGGTGTGCAGCGGGCGCATGGATTCGGTGACGAACTCCAGCGTTGAGCGGTCGGACAGCAAGTGCGACACCGCGATCTCGCCGCTGTACGGGTTGAGTTGGGCCGTCTGGAACATCAGCGGGTACCAGCCGCGCCCGCCGATTTGCAGGTGGCTATAGGCGTTGAGCGGCAGGAACACAAACGTCGCATCCAGCCCGGGAATGCGTTGGCTGGCAATCTCGATGGCGTCGTCCAGTGGGATCATCGGTGCCGGCACACCCGGCGCGGACATCGGCACCTTCTCACGGGCGATCACGGGGACGATCGGTTCGCTGGAGATGGAAATCTGGTTGTCCCCCAGGATCGCCTGGATCAGGAACCACGTGCCGGTGATGGAAATCACCGCGATAAACCAGATTGACCAGATCCCGCTCAGGCGATGGAAGTCCCCCCAGAAGATTCGCGCACCGTGACGGATACGCAGGGTCGGTCGCAGAAAACCCTTCCAGAAACGCTTGTAGACCACCAGCCCGGTCACCAGTGACGCCAGCAACGGCAGGCCGAGCGCCGAGACCAGGTACCACCCCCAACTGAAGCCATTAGTGAACGGCACCAGCCACCAGCCGTGCAGGGCGCGGGTAAATTGCTTGAAATCGAAGGCTGGGCTGATGCCCTGGATCGCCCCGGTGTAGGGGTTGACGTAGGCCTCGACGGAGCGCCCATCCGGGTAGCTGAGGTCGACACTGAGGGCGAAGTGCGTTTCGTCCGGGCGGATGATCGACTGCACAATCACTTGGGGCTCTTCGCGTTTGATCGCGGCGATCACCTGGTCAAAGCTCAGCATCCGGGCATCTTCCGACGGCTTGCTTGCACGGATATCCGGGTTGGCCAGCCACACGATTTCCTGGCTGACCACCGCCAGGGTGCCGGTCACGCAGACGATCAGCACAAAAAACCAGATGGGTAACGCCAGCCAGCTGTGCACCAGAAACCAGAGTTTTGAACGTGACTTCTTTGACGTGTGAACGTTAGACATGTGAATACGGGTCTTGAACGAAGGAGGGCGATGGAGGCCCGGAAATGGCCGGTCGTAGCTTTTGCTGACGCGACGGGCTGTATCTAAGTTAAGACGGATGAGCATGAGAAATCCCCAAGCCGCAAATGAAAGAAAATGTTTCAGGTTCGCATTCACTGGGCTTTTCGCGCCTTGATCGAACACGAAACATGTTCCAAGCCATCACCCAGGTGCCATTGATGGGGCCGGGGGGCTGCGTAGGATGGGGGCACACCGTTGAGTGAGCCCGAAGAAAAAATGACTGCCAGAACCCTCTACGACAAACACATCGATTCCCATACGGTGTGCCCCCTGGACGACCAGGGCCATGTCCTTCTGTACATCGACCGCCAGGTGATCAACGAATACACCAGCCCCCAGGCGTTCAGCGGCATGCGCGAGGCCGGGCGTAAGGTTTGGCGCCCTGGCACGGCGCTGGCGGTGGTTGACCATGTAAACCCCACCACGCCCACGCGTACTGCGACGATGCCCGATGCGGCCGGCGCGCGGCAGGTGTCGTACCTGGCGGAAAACTGCCAGGATTTCGGCATCGAGCTGCTGGATATCCTCGACAAGCGCCAAGGCATCGAACACGTGATTGCGCCGGAGCAGGGCTTCATTTTGCCGGGCATGGTGATCGCCGCCGGTGATAGCCACACCACCACCTACGGCGCATTGGGCGCGTTCGGGTTTGGCATCGGCACCTCCGAAATCGAGCACCTGCTGGCCTCGCAGACCCTGGTCTACAAGCGCCTGAAAAGCATGCGTGTGACCGTCGACGGCAAACTGGCGCGCGGCCTGACCTCCAAGGACGTGATCATGGCGCTGATCGGCAAGATCGGCGCGTCCGGTGCCACCGGCTACGCCATTGAGTTTCGCGGTTCCACCGTGGATGCGCTGAGTGTCGAAGCGCGCATGACCATCTGCAACATGGCCGTGGAAGCCGGTGCGCGCGGCGCATTCATGGCGCCGGACGAAAAAGTTTTCGCCTACCTCAAGGGCAAGCCTCGCGCGCCGAAAGGCGCGTTGTGGGAACAGGCACTGGTCGGCTGGCGCCAGCTGCATTCGGATGCCGACGCCGTGTTTGATCAAGAAGTGCAGCTCGATGCCAGCACCCTGGAACCCATGGTCACTTGGGGCACCAGCCCCGACCAGGCCGCCCCCATCGGCGCCCGCGTGCCCGACCCGCAAGAGGTGAGCGACCTGATCCTGCGCCAGGACATGCGCCGCGCGCTGAATTACATGGGCCTGGAGGCCGGCATGCCGCTGAGCGATATCGTGATCAGCCATGCGTTTATCGGCTCTTGCACCAATGCCCGCATCGAGGACCTGCGCGACGCTGCCAGTGTGGTGCGCGGCAAACACGTGGCCGACCACGTACGGGCGATGATTGTCCCCGGCTCCACCGCCGTGCGCGACCAGGCCGAAGCCGAAGGGCTCGCGGCGATCTTTATCGACGCCGGCTTCGAATGGCGCCAGTCCGGCTGCTCGATGTGCCTGGCGATGAACGACGATGTGCTGGCCCCCGGCGACCGCTGCGCGTCCAGCACCAACCGCAACTTCGAAGGGCGCCAGGGCGCCGGCGCCCGCACTCACCTGATGAGCCCGGCCATGGTCGCCGCCGCCGCCATCACCGGCCGCCTCACCGATATTCGTCACTTTGGAGACCGCGCATGAGCCTGCAACCGTTCACCCAGGTCACCGGCAAGGCTGCGCCGATGCTTGCAGCGAATATCGACACCGACGTGATCATGCCCAAGCAATTTCTCAAGGGCATCGACCGCAGCGGTCTCGACCGAGGGTTGTTCTTCGACCTGCGCTTCCTCGCGTCAGGCGAGCCCAACCCGGCATTCGTGCTCAACCAGCCGGCCTGGCAGGGCGCGTGCTTTATGGTGGTCGGGCCGAACTTCGGCTGTGGCTCCAGCCGTGAGCATGCGGTGTGGGGCTTGAAGCAAATGGGGATTCGCGCGCTGATCGGCAGCCGCTTTGCCGGGATTTTTTATGACAACTGCCAGCGTAACGGCGTGTTGTTGATCACTCTGGACGATGCGCTGCTGCAGGCGCTCGGGCAGACCGTAAGCCAGCCTGAACAGGCGCAGATCAGTGTGGATCTGCAGGCGCAGCAGATTCGCCTCGCGGACGGCCAGGTGATCCCCTTCCAGATCGACACCTTGCGCAAGACCGCGCTGCTGCTCGGCCTGGATGCGATTGGCAGCACTTTGCAGCGCAGTGACCAGATCCAGGCGTTCGAGCGCAGGCACCTGGCGGCCAACCCCTGGCTTGGTTGACACACCGGGCACCGTAGACTTAAGTGGGACCGACAAGGACGTCGGCTCATTATAAGAAAAGGAAGTCTCTGCCATGCACGTGCTGAACGTTGAGCCTGAATCAACGCGCTCGACCCGCAATGCACGCTTGATCATCTTCGCGCGCGGGGTGTCGGATTTCGGCGCGTTCCTCAACATGGTGGCGTTGTCCACTTACGTGTATTGGCTCAGCCACAGCGTGATGTTTGTCAGTGTCTTCCTGGCGTGCCGCGTTACCGGTGGGATTATTGCGAGCCTGTTCGGGATTGCTTTTTTCAGGCGCTTTGCCGGACGAGGCACGTTGGCCGGGCTGGACCTTGCCCGAGCCTTATTGCTGATGCCGCTGCTGGTGTTGATACCGACACATCAGCTCAGCGTGCTGCCCTTCATCGCGTTTGGCATCGGCTTGTGCAATTCGTTGTTTGCGATTGGCCTGAACAGTCAGTTGCCCACCTGGGTAGCGCTGGAGCAGCGGGTTTCCACCAATGCATGGATTACTTCTGCGGCCGCCACCGGTGCGGTGTTTGGCAGCTTGTTGTCTGGGGGGCTGATTGCCACGGCGGGATTCGAAGCCGTGTTTGCCGTGAACATCGGCACCTATATGGTTGCCGCCTGCCTGATCCTGCCGTTGCGGGCGTTGTACTCAGGTGCGATGTCCGTGCATCGAGGCCTCGCGGCTGAATGGCATGAACTGAAGAAAGGCCTGCGGAGCGCGCCGGTGCTGGCCGCGATGTTATTGATCAGCCTGCTCGACACCCTTGGCAGCGCTGCGCATAACGTCGGCTGGCCGGTGTTGTCCCAGTACATTTCGCCCGATACGGCAAAGACCGTGATGGGCTACCTGCTGGCGGTTTGGGCCTGTGGCAAGTTCGTGGGCGCGCGGCTGGCCAGTGCCGTGTTGAAAAGTCGTGGTACCGCAGGCATGGAGCGCCTGTTTATGGCCGGTGTGGCGCTGATGTCCAGCGGCTTTATCCTGACCTTCCAACAAAGCGAACTGTGGCTGGCGCTGGTGTGGGTGGTGTGGGCGGGGTTGGGAGATGGTATTTCCGAGGTGGCCTTGGTTTCCCGCGCGCAGAGTGAACCGGATAGCCTGCGCCTGCCGCTCTTCAGTTTATTGACCCTGATCCAGATGGCCGGCTTTGGCGTAGGCATGCTCGTGGTCGGGCCGTTCTACCTGACGTGGGCGCCGGCCCAAGTGAT of Pseudomonas fluorescens contains these proteins:
- a CDS encoding MFS transporter is translated as MHVLNVEPESTRSTRNARLIIFARGVSDFGAFLNMVALSTYVYWLSHSVMFVSVFLACRVTGGIIASLFGIAFFRRFAGRGTLAGLDLARALLLMPLLVLIPTHQLSVLPFIAFGIGLCNSLFAIGLNSQLPTWVALEQRVSTNAWITSAAATGAVFGSLLSGGLIATAGFEAVFAVNIGTYMVAACLILPLRALYSGAMSVHRGLAAEWHELKKGLRSAPVLAAMLLISLLDTLGSAAHNVGWPVLSQYISPDTAKTVMGYLLAVWACGKFVGARLASAVLKSRGTAGMERLFMAGVALMSSGFILTFQQSELWLALVWVVWAGLGDGISEVALVSRAQSEPDSLRLPLFSLLTLIQMAGFGVGMLVVGPFYLTWAPAQVIVLFHGLPLTALVVMGLWLGYSANRGVRSTTP
- the leuD gene encoding 3-isopropylmalate dehydratase small subunit is translated as MSLQPFTQVTGKAAPMLAANIDTDVIMPKQFLKGIDRSGLDRGLFFDLRFLASGEPNPAFVLNQPAWQGACFMVVGPNFGCGSSREHAVWGLKQMGIRALIGSRFAGIFYDNCQRNGVLLITLDDALLQALGQTVSQPEQAQISVDLQAQQIRLADGQVIPFQIDTLRKTALLLGLDAIGSTLQRSDQIQAFERRHLAANPWLG
- a CDS encoding PepSY-associated TM helix domain-containing protein produces the protein MSNVHTSKKSRSKLWFLVHSWLALPIWFFVLIVCVTGTLAVVSQEIVWLANPDIRASKPSEDARMLSFDQVIAAIKREEPQVIVQSIIRPDETHFALSVDLSYPDGRSVEAYVNPYTGAIQGISPAFDFKQFTRALHGWWLVPFTNGFSWGWYLVSALGLPLLASLVTGLVVYKRFWKGFLRPTLRIRHGARIFWGDFHRLSGIWSIWFIAVISITGTWFLIQAILGDNQISISSEPIVPVIAREKVPMSAPGVPAPMIPLDDAIEIASQRIPGLDATFVFLPLNAYSHLQIGGRGWYPLMFQTAQLNPYSGEIAVSHLLSDRSTLEFVTESMRPLHTGDFGGLWIKLIWAFFGLVLSMMVLSGLLIWTKRTALATLNALKRSNKASRQPAALPARQAETSEANG
- the leuC gene encoding 3-isopropylmalate dehydratase large subunit, which gives rise to MTARTLYDKHIDSHTVCPLDDQGHVLLYIDRQVINEYTSPQAFSGMREAGRKVWRPGTALAVVDHVNPTTPTRTATMPDAAGARQVSYLAENCQDFGIELLDILDKRQGIEHVIAPEQGFILPGMVIAAGDSHTTTYGALGAFGFGIGTSEIEHLLASQTLVYKRLKSMRVTVDGKLARGLTSKDVIMALIGKIGASGATGYAIEFRGSTVDALSVEARMTICNMAVEAGARGAFMAPDEKVFAYLKGKPRAPKGALWEQALVGWRQLHSDADAVFDQEVQLDASTLEPMVTWGTSPDQAAPIGARVPDPQEVSDLILRQDMRRALNYMGLEAGMPLSDIVISHAFIGSCTNARIEDLRDAASVVRGKHVADHVRAMIVPGSTAVRDQAEAEGLAAIFIDAGFEWRQSGCSMCLAMNDDVLAPGDRCASSTNRNFEGRQGAGARTHLMSPAMVAAAAITGRLTDIRHFGDRA